From Corticium candelabrum chromosome 9, ooCorCand1.1, whole genome shotgun sequence:
CGCCCCGCGTACGCagaaggtctggccacgcgagacacCCTGGATAAGGCGAAAGACTagagcctggttcacaatacacctcgcgttgtgtcgcgtcaaaggaggccgtttgCGACGCGACGCGATGCGACGGGCTGGAATAGGAAAAAATCTTAGCCTGGAACCAACACGTCGCGTTagaaacggcctcctttgacgcgacgcgaggcgaggtgtattgtgaaccaggctttattGAAGAGATCTTTCGCCTCGTAAAGGCCGGCTGGGCCCTCAACCCTATACTTACCCTTGACTCCTTTACGTAAGTCTACTTGCTGAATAGTTTGTCGTCGCTTAGGATTTCTATCCATGCCACTGGCGGGAAGAAGAGCAAGAATGTTCTACGGTCCACCGGCGGAAGGAAGAGGAAGAAAGATCAACAGTCTGGGTAAATCCGTTGTATTTTACACACGTTGTTATCACAGTAGCACTTTCCGCATTTAGCATCTGAGGCTGATATGGCCCCGATGCGCGGTACCGACGTATGTAAGGGcagcgacgacgacgacgatagCTGGAGTGAAAGTCTTGATAAATCAGAAAAAAGTCTAGACGGCATACCTCACTCGGACCAACAAAGTACAGACAGTCGACGTCCAATTGCTCGTGGAAACCCGGATGACATACCGAAATTCTTCAGTGTTCAAAAGCCGGTTAGTTCGATCGCTATAGTCAACGCATGCCCAACAATATTGAATTGCTGTGTTCATGCAGGAGGGGTATTGGGAATTTACTGAGTATCTCGGCACTCTGTTGAGCTTAGATCTGAACAATTTGCGTGAGAAGATTGAGTCGGCTGGTCTGAAGTCTCTAGGTAACGACACTGAATCGGAGCGATTGACTCTGTTTGCACTGTCACGCTATAAATGGTCCGCACCCGTGACTGGTCCTGAAACAGTTGAAGTCTATAACTGGTCCTGAACCGGTTGAGGTCTATCACTGGTCCGGAACCAGTTGAGGCCTATAACTGGTCCTGAACCAGTTGAGGTCTATAACTGGTCCTGAACCAGTTGAGGTCTATAACTGGTCCTGAACCACTTGAGGTCTATAGCTGGTCTGGTCCTGAAACAGTTGTGATCTATAGCTGGTACTGAACAAGTTGTGGTCTATCTGGTCCTGAACCAGTTGTGGTCTATTATAACTGGTCATGAACCAGTTGAGGGTTATAGCTTGTCCTGAACCAGTTGTGGTCTATAACTGGTCCTGAAACAGTTGAGGTCTAAAACTGGTCCTGAACTGGTTGAGGTCTATAACTGGTCATCAACCACTTGAGGTCTATAGCTGGTCTGGTCCTGAACCAGTTGTGGTCTATCTGGTCCTGAGCCAGTTGTGGTCTATAACTGGTCCTGAAACAGTTGAGGTCTATAACTGGTCCTGGACGACCAGCTTGACTGCGGTAATATGGCACGCAATTAACCCTACATATAGTAGCCCTAGCCCTAACTCTAACCAAACAAACCCTATATGTCCGACCAGGACCAGTTACGGGTAGGACCAGTTGTGACCGCACTGTGGACATATTTGACGCTTGCCTTCAATCTCTAGGATCTACCATCTACAGCAAAGCGATGCACCTCTTTGCAACCGCCCTGGTTATCGTCTATCTACGCCACCACTTCCCTCGCCAGTTCCCATTGCTGCCGGGACTGCTCAAGGGTTGTGGAGATATCGACGTCAGGTGGCGACAGAATATGACAAACGCACTGCGTTGGTTTCAGGAAACCGAGAAAACCATCCCGTCACTCTGTACTCGTTTGGAAATCGCAAAGTCGTACGAGAATTTCGCAGAGATGGCATTGGGAATTCGAGAGAAAGTGCAGCAGTGTTTTTCTTGACGATATAACTAGACAATGGTTTGCTGGAATTATGCACTATGCTTGCTTTTTTCGTTTCTATAGTCGGTGTTTGTACACGTCTAGATCTCTACACTGCGCAGTTTTCGATATCAATTTATACACTAATATAATACATCGTCTTGTTCCTCCTCTCCGTTGCTACTGCTCGGAGCCGGTGACTCCGAGAATTGTGACGGAGTCTCTCGGTTGGGGAAACGAGGAAGCGATTTTGGAGAGACGGCGAGAGCGGACTTGACGTCGATCTCGCCGCTGAAACCGAACgaatcgtcgtcgtcgtccaGACCGACGCCCTCGTAGAAGGGCGAGGGGAAAATGCGGGTTGATGCAATGCTGCCGGTACTCTCCAGTTCTGAGTTCGACATTCCGTTCGTTTCGGTTGCAAGTGTTTGTCCTTTCTTGCGTTTGGACGCCTTTCCCTGTTTCTTTGTCCCGCGTCCGGGAGATGACTTAGTAGGTAAGACACCGCCGGCGGCTTGAAAGACCTCCATTTCCCGCGCATAACGTAACTTCTCTTGCTCATACAATTCATAGAATATCTATAGCCATGAAGTTAACAGTTAGTGACGTTTAAAAGTTAAtggtttgcttgtgttgtgtgtgtgtgtgtgtgtgtgtgtgtgtgtgtgtgtgtgtgtgtgtgtgcgtgccacgtgtgtgtgtgcgtgccacgtgtgtgtgcgtgtgccacgtgtgtgcgtgtgccacgtgtgtgcgtgtgccacgtgtgtgcgtgtgccacgtgtgtgtgtgtgtgtgtgtgtgtgtgtgtgtgtgcgcgcgcgcgcgcgtgtgcatcTCTATTTGCACCTTCTTGTCTGGTGATGCCATTTCATTCCATTTTTTAGCCAGCATTCTAGTTAGCTCATGGTGTGCTTGTCCTTGCTGTTGTAACTGAACTCCACATTGTTCTTGAGTCGACTCTCTGTTCTGCTGACAAAAGATCAAAAAAGCGTTGGCCGGTTTACGCGGGACAGGAGGAATATTTGAATCCTCGATCTTCTGCTTTTTTCGATCAGCAGTAGTGGCAGATGCTTTCTCTGATTTCTTTGACACGCCCTTTCCCTTTCTTTGGGGCGATTTCCCCTTTACCGACGTCTCCGTAACAGGCGTCTGAATTGGAATAAAATGAGTAAATGAATGTAACTCGTCGGGCGGAATAACCCTAATGGCTGGGTGTATGCCAGAATCTGGAACGACCGGCGGAGCAAT
This genomic window contains:
- the LOC134183868 gene encoding uncharacterized protein LOC134183868, with the protein product MATAFLAERYARKYNVLSEKCREIEHENKIVGYKLREIRRVVSKIRKEKRLLMKRLDKRGDEYRSKPSHIQRDVIPAVPYPGIAPPVVPDSGIHPAIRVIPPDELHSFTHFIPIQTPVTETSVKGKSPQRKGKGVSKKSEKASATTADRKKQKIEDSNIPPVPRKPANAFLIFCQQNRESTQEQCGVQLQQQGQAHHELTRMLAKKWNEMASPDKKIFYELYEQEKLRYAREMEVFQAAGGVLPTKSSPGRGTKKQGKASKRKKGQTLATETNGMSNSELESTGSIASTRIFPSPFYEGVGLDDDDDSFGFSGEIDVKSALAVSPKSLPRFPNRETPSQFSESPAPSSSNGEEEQDDVLY